In the Sediminibacter sp. Hel_I_10 genome, one interval contains:
- a CDS encoding glutathione peroxidase — protein MNPIKLFFQTLHSNSKSGKKMEVDTLYDIKINKLNGEALDLRQFKGKSLLFVNVASKCGFTSQYTKLQELQDAYKEELVVIGVPCNQFGNQEPGKADDIASFCKVNYGVTFPITEKIDVKGSDQHPLYQWLTQKINNGEKDTSVKWNFQKYLIDAEGHFVDYYLSATSPTSSKLIKHLK, from the coding sequence ATGAATCCCATCAAATTATTCTTTCAAACGCTTCACAGCAATTCAAAATCAGGAAAAAAAATGGAAGTCGATACCTTATATGATATTAAAATCAACAAGCTTAATGGAGAGGCATTAGACTTGAGGCAATTTAAAGGAAAATCGCTATTGTTTGTAAACGTTGCTTCTAAGTGCGGTTTTACATCGCAGTACACCAAATTACAAGAACTACAAGATGCTTATAAAGAAGAACTCGTAGTTATTGGTGTTCCTTGTAATCAATTTGGAAATCAAGAACCAGGAAAAGCTGATGATATTGCCTCTTTTTGCAAAGTAAATTATGGGGTCACTTTTCCAATTACAGAAAAAATAGACGTAAAAGGTAGTGACCAACACCCGCTCTACCAATGGCTGACTCAAAAAATAAATAATGGTGAGAAAGACACTTCTGTAAAATGGAATTTTCAAAAGTACTTAATTGATGCTGAAGGGCATTTTGTAGACTATTATCTATCGGCCACCTCGCCAACAAGTTCAAAATTAATCAAGCACTTAAAATAA
- a CDS encoding Lacal_2735 family protein: protein MFGLFKKKSEVEKLQDQYEKLMKEWHALSKTNRSESDKKYAEAQALQDRIAAIQKKQ from the coding sequence ATGTTCGGATTATTCAAGAAAAAATCAGAAGTTGAAAAGCTTCAAGATCAATATGAAAAATTGATGAAAGAATGGCACGCTTTGTCAAAAACCAATCGCTCAGAAAGCGATAAGAAATATGCCGAAGCACAAGCTTTACAAGATCGAATTGCCGCTATCCAAAAAAAACAGTAA
- a CDS encoding TspO/MBR family protein has product MKFAKALILFLLLNFGALGIGVWLMGDGALSEWYLNLQKAPWTPAGLVFGAAWTFIMCCFSVYMSFLILKRSTKKVMVLFVVQWILNICWNLVFFNQHLIDVGLGVIGLLTLIVAALFVTYLNDLKMKSILILPYLIWLCIATSLNLYIFIYN; this is encoded by the coding sequence GTGAAATTTGCAAAAGCGCTCATTTTATTTTTACTGTTAAACTTCGGGGCCTTGGGCATTGGCGTTTGGCTTATGGGAGATGGCGCTTTATCTGAATGGTATTTAAATCTTCAAAAAGCACCTTGGACGCCAGCTGGATTGGTATTTGGCGCAGCTTGGACGTTTATAATGTGCTGTTTTTCCGTTTACATGAGCTTTTTGATTTTAAAGCGAAGCACCAAAAAAGTTATGGTGCTTTTTGTTGTTCAATGGATTCTAAACATCTGTTGGAATTTAGTCTTTTTTAATCAACACCTCATTGATGTAGGTTTGGGCGTCATTGGCCTTTTAACCCTAATTGTCGCGGCTCTCTTTGTTACTTATCTTAATGATCTCAAAATGAAATCCATCTTAATACTGCCTTATCTTATTTGGCTTTGTATAGCAACATCCCTCAACTTATATATCTTTATTTACAACTAA
- a CDS encoding SRPBCC family protein, producing the protein MKIYTLHKTQKLPISMETAWDFLSDPKNLKNITPDYMGFEILSGADRPMYEGQLIQYIVTPILGIKTKWVTEITHAKHLHYFVDEQRFGPYALWHHKHFIKEIEGGVEMEDIVDYKVPLGILGQLVHPFLVKPKLEEIFTYRTKKLEELFGVYTQKQSKS; encoded by the coding sequence ATGAAAATATACACCTTACATAAAACGCAGAAATTACCCATTTCTATGGAAACAGCTTGGGATTTTTTGTCAGATCCCAAAAATTTAAAAAACATTACTCCAGATTATATGGGTTTCGAAATTTTATCTGGAGCAGATCGGCCAATGTATGAAGGTCAACTTATTCAATATATTGTAACGCCTATTCTCGGTATTAAAACCAAATGGGTTACAGAAATCACACATGCAAAACACCTCCACTATTTTGTCGACGAACAACGTTTTGGCCCTTATGCGCTTTGGCATCATAAACATTTTATAAAAGAAATTGAAGGTGGTGTCGAAATGGAAGATATCGTCGACTATAAAGTACCATTAGGAATTTTAGGCCAGTTGGTACACCCATTTCTGGTCAAACCAAAATTGGAAGAAATCTTTACCTACCGAACCAAAAAACTAGAAGAATTATTT